TGCCTGGACCCCAGGCAGGCTCAGGGGCGTGATCGCCCAGCCTGGCTCATTACAAGTAATATCTCCTTGATGTGGTTTTTCCCTGTTCTGGACAGGGCTTGGGCATCATGCAGGGGTTAGCACTGCCCAGGGACCCTTCCTgaaaggagggatggaggatgACACCCAGTCTGGGCAGGAGACCTGAGCTGTACAGGCTGTGACTTGGGGGTCAGAAGAGCCCCGGTCTTTCTGTTAATGCAGGCCTAACCTGAAGAGTCCCTGAACAGTTCgagttttggatttttttctgcttgaattCACTGTGGATGGCCTGGTTTGGGGCTCTGTGCTTTCCCCATCCCAGTTGACcgcctgctgctgtgcctggtgTGGCTGCTGCACAGCCTCTGTTCATCCTTGGTGTACAGGCTTTAGTGGGGGATTTTTGGGGTGCAAGGCTGAGATGGCCCCAGTGTGATAACTGGAGCTTCCAGGAGCCCAGGAGGACCATGAGCTCCACCTCCAACTGGAGGCATCCTtcaccccacagcagcagcacctccagACCCAGCTGGGAGGGggtggctggggacagggagcagaaggaGGGAGCTGGGTGCTCCCACACTCTCCTCCATGGTGCCCTGTGGAGCACAGCACATCTCCAAGCCTGTCCTGGGCACGAGTCCAACACGCCGGGCAGAAACCATCACCCAGGCCATCGGGGAAAGCTTGCCCGAGATTGATGGGACCTGAAACGTTCAGAGGGCCATCTCCAATTACATGGCACTGCCAAACACCTCATCAAAGATGCAAGGCTTCTAACGAGGAGCAGATGACATCTCCTTCCTCCCGGCATTGAGAGGAGCAGGGCGGCCAGCTTCATCAATAATGCACTTGTCGGTGCGGTCGGGCAGCTCCACAGCTCCGGTTACAGCCGGGGCCCCACCAGCCTCCCCAGAGCAGACCCTGTGCCTGAGAGCATCGTGCCAGGGCAGGAGCGTCCCTTTGCTTGCTCTGCAGCAACATGGGGTGAGGGGACGGGTGGGCTTGGGGCACCCAGGCACCAGAGCCTGGACCACCAGGCAACCCCGTTTGAGGGCAGAGCGTCCTTCTACCCccgctgctctcctgcctttgCACTGTGCTGCATGGTGGCTCTGCCTGGGCTGTCCTGAAGCAGACACAGGGACATGCCCTGCACCACGTCTGCCAAGCAGCCTCCATGGCACCCATGTATGTGGCTTTATAGCAGCACAGGGGAACACCACCACACACAGAAACAGCCTGAAGTCCTCATCCTCGGATACGCACAGCTCTGTGCTCTGGGGGTGGGTGCTGCGCCCCTGCCCAACAGCCCGTCTCTCCACAGACTCGCATCTCCTGCAAGGATGTCCCTGCCGAGACGCTCTATGACGTACTGCATGACACCCGCTACCGCAAGAAATGGGATTCGAACATGATTGAGACCTATGACATCGGGCGCCTGACTGTAAACGCTGATGTGGGATACTACTCCTGTGAGCAGCCCCCAGGGCCCCTCTCCCTGACCCCACAGCCCTGTGCAGGGATGCGGGGCCATGGGGGCAGCAGGTCAGGGTATAATGGGGTGTCTCCACAGGGAAATGCCCGAGCCCCCTGAAGAACCGAGATTTTGTCACCCTGCGCTCCTGGCTGCCCCTGGGCAATGACTACATGATCATCAACTATAGCGTCAAGCACCCGGTGAGCCCCCGGCAGGCCCCAGCCCTTGCAGGGGTGCTGAGCCTATGGACCagtgggcacaggcagggctgggcagcggcTCAGGCAGGCTCTGAGGTGCATGGCATCTCTTTGCAGAAATACCCACCCCGGAAGGATTTTGTGAGGGCCGTGTCCCTGCAGACAGGCTACCTGATCAAGGCAAATGGTGCCAGTGCCTGCATCCTCTATTATCTCACCCAGGTGGACCCCCGTGGTGAGTGCCAGCAGGAGGGAAAGGTGCAGCATGCCTCCTCAGGGATGGGTCCCGTTGTACCCCCAGATCTCACCCACCATGGGTCTCCATCACCTGGAGGTCCAAAGGGCAGTGGGCAGTGCCCAGGGAAGAAGGGGATCCCCTCCCAGggcacagcctggggcaggTGCCCTCAGCCCTAGGAGGGCTCAGTCTGGCTTGGGGGGCTGCAGGACTCTCCTCTGGGGCTGGCCCATATTGGCTGAGTGACGGGGCTTTGGGCTTTTGCAGGCTCGCTGCCAAAGTGGGTGGTGAACCGCGTCTCCCAGTTTGTGGCACCGAAGGTAAGCAGGGTGCGTGGTCAGCGGTGGGATGTGTGGGCATCAGGGATGAGCTGCCCTGAAGCAGCCCCCTAGGTAGGggcaggatgggtgctgggtgaCCCAGGGCTCACAGGACAGGTGCTGGGTATCCCAAGGCTTCCAGAGCATGCACTGGGCATGCTGCTGAGGCTGTGTGGTCTGAGCCAGGCCATTATCCTCTCCCAGCACCCTCAGAAAGCAAGCAATGGGGGAGCTGGGAGCCATGCCCACAGACCAGGGTAGCTCCATCCCCACTGGGGACTTGGGGCACTGTGAAGGGCTGGTCCCGCTCTGCCCACAGGCGATGAAGAAGATCTACAAGGCTGGGCTGAAGTACCCAGAGTGGAAACGCAAGCATGACCCAAGCTACAAGCCCTGGGTGTACCCGGAGCAGAACACGCTGCCCAGCGTCAGCCTGGCCGAGCTCTCGGTGCAGCACGCCGACTCACTGGAGAACATCGATGAGACGGGGCTGCCCGAGGACCACCTGAGCACCAGTGACCACGAAGCCTGAGCCCTCGTCACAGCCCTCTTGTGGGGGGACCCCCCTTGAAGCTGGGGCTTGGCAGCCAAGGGGCACGGGCAGGAATTTGGCCCCAAATAGTCACGTCTGCTCTCCAATTCCTTCGTCACAGACCCCTCCCTACCCATGCAGTAGGGTGCTGTCCCATGGGAACCCGTAGCACGGGTGCTGGAAAGAGGGAGGATGAGCACTCTGGTCCCCTTGTGCTGGGGCTATGGTAGCCCATGGAGATGTCCCCACGCTGGAGGTAGAGCTGACAGTGGGAGGGGGTGGGTGccctgaggagaggctgggcagggcaaGAGAGGCAGAATAATGCTTCATGGGGTTGGAAGGAGCTTTTCTGGTACCAGGATGTCCCTTTACCACCATAACACCTTCTAGGGGTGTCCCTCAAAGGTCCAGAAGTAGGGGGTTCTATGGGGGTGCTGCCCGGGCTTTGCAACAGCACAGGGCTCAGATCGACCCTTTCTGGCCCGAGGTctggctctgccagccctgcaatCATGCTGGGCCCACTCCAGCCCACCAAGCCCTTCCAGGCTTTGTGTGACCCTCCCATCTCAGGGAACCCCCTCCCAGGTCCTCTCCTGGGCATCAGGCTCACCTCCGCAGGCTGGCTCTAGCCCAGCTGGCTCTGAGGACCCCTTCCCCAGGTGGTGTTTGCGGGGGCTTGTCCTGGAAGTGGGGTCTTGGGCAGCCTCTGTCCCCACTCTCTcggtgtttgctgctgctgtggtttcTGACACAACAATAAAAGGGGTTGGTGTGTGTGCGAGAGAGCTGTGGGCTGGCGCAGGAGGGTGAGGACACTGGCATCCATCCCACGCTGAGGCTGTCCAGTCTTGCAGTCCCAGCACCCAGAGGTGCCCCTCGGCAGGGAGTGAGGTGGCCAGCAGTGAGGCAGGAGAGGCAGATGCTGGGCTTCGCACACCCACATGCGTGTGGTTGAGCGTGCGTGGGCATGGGGCAGCTTCCACCGGACAACGGGAAGTTAGTCTAGACAGACACCACTGGGGAAATATGCTGACAAATGCTGGATTTTCCACTCGCCCGCTCACCCttgtgctctgcagctgcctgtggcTGCTGGGCCTCTGCCCCGGATGGGTCTAAGCCTGATCTGTGCAAGGCCAATGCAAACGGGGCTGTCACTGCTCACGGTGCTGGGGTGCTCGGCTCCGGACCTGTCCCAGCAAGGCAAAGACTGGGGAACATCACCAGGACGTGGCAGTTGCTCTCACAGCCGGAGCTCCATCCAGACAGTGGTGGGGGACAAGCCCCTGGCAACACCCAGGGCTTGCAGCCTGCCCTGCAGTTTTTGGGGGCCCCTGCCCATCCTCATGCTCCCGGGTCACCTTGACCCCCTGTGGTCCCACCCTGAGCTGTTAGTGCTGCTTCCCTGTACTTGCTTCTCCCACACCTCGTGCTTCTCCTCCCCAGTTTGTCGGGATATACATCGCAGCATCCCAGGCGCGGATGCTCACTGCTCCCCTTTAGCCACCCCGTTAGGTCATGTATGTCCCCTGTGCTGTTCCAGAGGGACATCACACACATGTGTGTCCCTGCAGAgagtgctggggaggggagaggaggtcCTGGCTATCGGGGCAGCCAGCTCCCGCGGTttgcagctgggctggctgcaTAAGCAGAGCAGGGGCGAGAAGCCGCCTCTGcagggaaaatgcagaaaacccaATGGCAGGAGATGTGCAGGCTCCCCCCTCACAGCACACAGGGCTCATGGCGAGGGCAGCAGTTCCTCcttgtgctgtgctgctcctACCATGTCAGCAGATGGAGGGCACCCACAGCAGAGAGGATTTTACCTGTGAAAAGACACACCCCAGCCCCAAATTGCCCTGATAACACTTTGCAACATGGtagagctgggcagggaatCGTGGCTAGAACAAGGGGGAGAAacacccctgggtgctgccctgATGGGGCAGAGCCCACTGGCACCCCGATCCCGCAGGGTGCTGGGGTAAAGACCTCCCCACACAGCCTCGGTGCTGCGGGATGCAGCGTCGTCTCTTCTCATTCCCCGGatgtttctctgcagcagccaggccGCGGCTCTGCTGCGGGACTATTTTTAGCCAGCCCTAAGTAGGTGTGAGGAGCTGCTGTCTGAGCACTGAGAGGGCAGCTGGGAGTCCCCATGCCACAGCCAGCCCCGAGGAAGGGGACATCTCAGCCCAGAATGCTGCCCAAAATGGCCAGGATGAAGGTAGCACCAAGTGGGGAGGACAAGGGCCACCGGGGTGGCAGGGACACTGGTCCTCATCCATCACTGGGTTGTGGTCCCCAGCATCACCCTGGCAGGGAGTAGGGTGAAACttgtggggctggagaggggagcTGCCCCGGACCCCATGGGGTGCCAGGAGCCCCAGTGTGGTGATTTCTTACTGAACGATGTGTCACTGCTGGGTTTCCTGTGGCACAAACATGCCAAGCGCCGGCATCCCCTGAGCACCTGAGCGATGGAGGGGACAGGCAGTGTGCGGGGGGACTGGAGCCCCCCGGGTGCCCTTGCTGGGGTGTTGGGGGAGCGGGTGGCCCACAACCCAGCTGTGGCCAGACCCACGGGGACTGCGGCCCCCCGCACGAGAGCCCAGCTGGACAGCTTTTCCTGCCTGGCCCTGAGCGGAGAGGAGCCGCCCCAGATGCACAGATTGGAAAGGAAACCGGAAGCTGCTGCTGGACGAGAGATTAGCCCGGAGGCAGTGATGTCAGCCGACACTCCAATGgatgggggcaggggaggcGTGGcgtgcccccccgcccctgtCCTGCCTGCACACGCTGCTACAGCCCACTACAGTGCTCCCAGCATCAAATGTGCCCTGGCTGTGGCAGGATGTGACCCTGTCCCCAGGCTCTCGTGCTTTGCATCTCCTGAGCTCGTGCATAGGTCTTGGGCAGCTCTCGCCCCCACCACCCACACCAGGACCCTGAGACCAGCAGGGAATCCCCAGCTGCCCATCTCATCTCATGGACTGACCTTCAGCAAGGGTCTTGCCTGGAGAGGTCCAGCAGGTTTCCAAGCCCAattccccctccccactccACCACCAAGCCCTCCCAGGGGCTCAGCTCTCTGCTGTGTCCCAGCACACCCTCCAGGCTCAGTCCCAACCCCACATTTCCAGGTGTCCAACATGACATTTGCCCTCTAGGTACAAGCCCTGAGTGTCCCTCACCCTGTCCTGCTCCCAAGAGATGCTCCCACCATCACCGCATGATCCAGCGTGGGTAGGGCTGAAGGTAGAGCAAAGGCTGCCCTAGAGTGCAGCAAAGGCTGATGGctagggatg
This DNA window, taken from Grus americana isolate bGruAme1 chromosome 14, bGruAme1.mat, whole genome shotgun sequence, encodes the following:
- the LOC129212816 gene encoding START domain-containing protein 10-like; the protein is MSRGGEMVYIPDDSDFSSFKDQCESLEGWHCRYNKAGVTVWSQGQEESCAVQKIKTRISCKDVPAETLYDVLHDTRYRKKWDSNMIETYDIGRLTVNADVGYYSWKCPSPLKNRDFVTLRSWLPLGNDYMIINYSVKHPKYPPRKDFVRAVSLQTGYLIKANGASACILYYLTQVDPRGSLPKWVVNRVSQFVAPKAMKKIYKAGLKYPEWKRKHDPSYKPWVYPEQNTLPSVSLAELSVQHADSLENIDETGLPEDHLSTSDHEA